GTTGATGCGGTGGAGAGAACGGCGCGAAGCCGTCGCCCGTGAAGCACGCGATCCGGCCCGTCGCCGGATCGACGCAGGCGAGCTGGATCCAGCCGTTGCCGATGAGCTCGCGGAGGGCCGGCTGCCGCGCGTAGAGCGCGCCTGCCGTCTCCGTGCTCGCCTCGACGATGACGAGCAGGCGCACCGGCTCGTGGATCTCGATCATCTGCTTCGGCAGCCCGGTGCGCAGGTCGCTCAGCGATCCCTCCATGACCCCGAGCAGCGAGGCGAGGTTGTGCGGGAGCTTGGTGCCGGCGCCATAGCGGCGGTTGTCGACGCAGGAGAAGTAGTACTCGAGGTTGATCCCTGCCCCGACCGGGCCGACCGCGAGCAGGATGCGCTCGAGGATCGTCCCGCCCTGGTCCTGGGTCGGGTCGTACGAGACGAGGAACGCCCTGCGGTCGAGGAACAGCCCGCGGGTGAGCGAGCGGCGGCCGACGACGCAGACCGCGTTGGTGACGTGCCCCAGCTCGGGCCGCGCCTCGCTGAGATCCGCGGCGCGCGCCTCGACGTGCGCGAGCGCCCGCGCGGCGTCGCCCTCGCGCGGCGCCGACGCGAACCTCCGGCAGCGCTCGTGCGCGTGCTGCTGGCGCGCAGCGTCGAGCGCCCCGACCAGCGCCGAGAGCTCGCCGCGGTGGGACGCCGGCACGAGGTTCTGGTCGTAGAGGACGATCTCGTCCGTCGTCGTGTTGTTCATGCCGCCGAGGAAGAAGGTCCCGTCCGGGATGTCGATGCCGCGCGCGGCGAGCAGCACGCGGACCTCGGGATCGTTCGCCATGGCCGCGAACAGCCGCGCGTTCGGGCCGCCGTGGCGGCCGCCGCACGCGCCGCAGTCGTACGCCGACTGGTGCGGGTTGTTCACGCTGGTCGCCCCGTGGCCGAGCACGACCACGATCGGCGCAAAGACGCGCGTGAGCCCCATGTTCTCCAGCGTGGCAGCCACGCGGGCCGCCTTGGCCGCGGCGGTGAACGGCTGCCCCTCGCCGCCCGCGGCCGAGCCCTCGTCATGCGGGCTGTGGAGCCGCGTCGGCACCGGCGGGAGCAGACGCCGCTCGAGGGCGCGGCGCAGCCTCGCCACGGCCCGCGGAAACAGGGTGCGTCCCACGAGCGGCACGGTGGACAGGAGGCCCAGGGTCGGGGTGAGCAGCACGCCGCGCGCCATGGTGTGGGTACCGCGCCCCAGCGCGTGCAGGAGCCGCGCCCAGCGCTTGCGGCGAGCCTTTCGGCGCCAGCCCGCCTCCTCCTCGTGCGGCCGCTCGACGATCTCGTGCGCCGGCTCCACGCCGACCGGGCAGAGGCTCACGTGGCCGGCGTCGTCGAGCCCGCGGTAGCGGATCGGCACGCCGAAGAACCCGGCCACGCCGAAGGTCTCGTGCCGCGGCGACAGCTCCTCGAAATGCCGCCGGAGGCCCTCGCAGCGGTCGTCGATGCAGAACGCGACCTGGAAGCGCGGCGCCTCCACGGAGCGCTCCTCCTCCGGGCGCCGGAGGTTCGCGGCGATCCCGTGCAGCACCTCGGTCCGGTGGTGGTGCTCGTAGGCCTCGTGCAGGACGCGGCGCCGCGCGATCTCGTCGAACGCCTCGAGCGCCTCGAGCGCCCAGACGCGCTCCGCCGTGGACAGCGGCTCGATCTCGGCGGCCGAGAGGCCGGCGAGCTGAGCGAGCTGGAACAGGCGGAACGGCCTGGCGTGGTCGGGAGAGCTCGACGGCGGCGCAGGGGGCCGCGCGGCCCGCCGGGCATGCTCGACGAGGCCAGCGAGGGGCCCCCGGTACCCGAGCCGCCGGCGCGCGACGTCGCGCAGCGCGTACCGGGCGAGCGTCAGGCGCACGGCGAGGTACTCGACCAGCGACACGGGCGGCGATCCCGGAGGCCGGTCGCTCGGGGTGTGCTCGAGGCGGTGGATCATGCCGGCCCAGCCCGGAAGCTCGAGCAGCACGCGCGTCACGTACACGTCCCAGTGATCCTCGGTGACGGAGAGCTCCTCGAGGGCGCGCAGCGCGATGGCGGGCGGCGACAGCGCCTCCGCGTCGAGCCGGCGGAGCTCCACGTCGAGCCCGACGAACGCCGGAGCGGCCAGCCAGGAGCCCTCGAGCGCCATGTCGCGAAAGCAGCGCCAGAGCCCCTGCGCTCGATCGGGCATCGCCCAGTGCGCGATGCCCTCGTCAAGGTAAGCGCCAAGGAAGCGGATCACGAGCGGATCGACGAGCTCGGCCGGGTCCTCGCCTGCGAGCTCGATCAGCAGATCGCGGTGCGACCGGTCGGCGCCCACGCGCTCGACGAGCGGCGGCTCCACGGGAGGGGCGGGCGGCAGCGGAACGGCGCGGCACGCGTCCCAGAGCGCGAGGGCGGCGCGCGACTCCGGATCGCGGCCCCCCCGGTCGAGGAGGCGCGCCGCGATCTCCGGGTGCGCCTCGAGCCAGCGCTCCGTGTTCTGGACGATGCGCCGGCGTCGCTCGTCGGGGACGTCGGCCCGGAGCCTGCGCGTCTCCCCCGCCTCGGAGATACGCCACAGGAGGCCCGCCGCGGTCTCGGCGTCGATCGGGTGGCGCAGCGCGAGCCGCTCGATCTCGTGCCGGGACAGCGGGCCTCGGCGCTCGTCCGGCCGCGCGGCGAACCGCCCCGCGAGCGCGGCCTCGAGGTCCTCGTCGCCGATCCGACCCGACGCGATGTGCGCGCGGTAATCTGCCTCGGAGAGATACGGCTCGGCCTCGAAGACGGCGCTCGCCGCGGCGAGCGCGTCGTGGAACGGCAGGTGCTGGAACGCGTGCAACGTGTTGTGGTGGACGAACACGCCGATCGGCCCCTGCGCCGGCAGGAGGTGTCCGGCGTGCTCGACCACGTCGGACAGGTGCTTCTGCCGGGCGGCGCTCGAGCGAAGATCCTGAGAGAGCTCGCTGTTCATGGGGTTCCCGAGTGGCGGTTGTTCATGGAGAGCCCCACGCGCGCTTCCCCCTCCCGCGCCATGGCGTCTCGACTCGATTCAACGCTCGGCGACGGGGCTGATGACGGGCCGCTTCCTCGCCGAGAGCGGGTGGGAGGACATCTGGAAATGATCGCCGAGGCCGGCGAGGGTCAAGGTCCGCCCATTTCGTTCCATCACGCCCTGGAGCTCATGCAGATTGGACATGACCGTGTGATCGACCAGGCGGGCATCCGCGAAGTTGATCTCGATGTTCGCAACCTGCGCGTGGTTGTCGATCTTCCGCTGGATGCTGAGGTAATTGCTGAAGATGGCGGCGTGCTTGACGCGCAGCACGACCCGCCCGTCCTCGACGCGCTCGTCCACATCGGGGCGGAAGACGACGCGCAGCGGCGCGCCGTTCGTGAGGTGAATGAGCAGCTTCACGGCGATGCCGGCCGCGACGCCGACGAGCAGATCGGAGACGATGCACATCACAGCCGTGGTGGCGAAGATGACGAGCTGCTCCCTGCCGATGCGGAGCGTCTTCGCGAACTCCTTGGGCGACGCGAGGCGGGTGCCCGTGAAGGTGAGCATGGCGGCGAGCGCGGCGAGGGGGATCCGGTGGATGAGGCCCGGCGCGAAGGCCACGAAGAGGAGGAGGAAGGTCCCGTGAAAGAAGTTGGACAACCGGCTCTTCGCGCCGTAGCCGATGTTCGCGGAGCTGCGAACGATTTCGGAGATCATCGGCAGCCCGCCGAGCAGGCC
The DNA window shown above is from Sorangium aterium and carries:
- a CDS encoding YbcC family protein; amino-acid sequence: MNSELSQDLRSSAARQKHLSDVVEHAGHLLPAQGPIGVFVHHNTLHAFQHLPFHDALAAASAVFEAEPYLSEADYRAHIASGRIGDEDLEAALAGRFAARPDERRGPLSRHEIERLALRHPIDAETAAGLLWRISEAGETRRLRADVPDERRRRIVQNTERWLEAHPEIAARLLDRGGRDPESRAALALWDACRAVPLPPAPPVEPPLVERVGADRSHRDLLIELAGEDPAELVDPLVIRFLGAYLDEGIAHWAMPDRAQGLWRCFRDMALEGSWLAAPAFVGLDVELRRLDAEALSPPAIALRALEELSVTEDHWDVYVTRVLLELPGWAGMIHRLEHTPSDRPPGSPPVSLVEYLAVRLTLARYALRDVARRRLGYRGPLAGLVEHARRAARPPAPPSSSPDHARPFRLFQLAQLAGLSAAEIEPLSTAERVWALEALEAFDEIARRRVLHEAYEHHHRTEVLHGIAANLRRPEEERSVEAPRFQVAFCIDDRCEGLRRHFEELSPRHETFGVAGFFGVPIRYRGLDDAGHVSLCPVGVEPAHEIVERPHEEEAGWRRKARRKRWARLLHALGRGTHTMARGVLLTPTLGLLSTVPLVGRTLFPRAVARLRRALERRLLPPVPTRLHSPHDEGSAAGGEGQPFTAAAKAARVAATLENMGLTRVFAPIVVVLGHGATSVNNPHQSAYDCGACGGRHGGPNARLFAAMANDPEVRVLLAARGIDIPDGTFFLGGMNNTTTDEIVLYDQNLVPASHRGELSALVGALDAARQQHAHERCRRFASAPREGDAARALAHVEARAADLSEARPELGHVTNAVCVVGRRSLTRGLFLDRRAFLVSYDPTQDQGGTILERILLAVGPVGAGINLEYYFSCVDNRRYGAGTKLPHNLASLLGVMEGSLSDLRTGLPKQMIEIHEPVRLLVIVEASTETAGALYARQPALRELIGNGWIQLACVDPATGRIACFTGDGFAPFSPPHQPLPAVQRSADWYAGRSGFVPPALIRAASTRPREVVDHAV